The Anas acuta chromosome 2, bAnaAcu1.1, whole genome shotgun sequence genome contains a region encoding:
- the PRR15 gene encoding proline-rich protein 15 — protein sequence MADSAAATAAAPATKGGSSAGHWWKSLTGGKKKHKEAAAAPSPQPPSAAPGPREGATPPFGSGEPPGAAAGAGAGGGARRSLRVSHSGRFKETRKARTSLLADSPQVFNGGEPGQAAPGGQ from the coding sequence ATGGCGGACAGCGCCGCGgccaccgccgccgcccccgccacTAAGGGCGGCAGCTCGGCGGGGCACTGGTGGAAGTCGCTGACCGGCGGCAAGAAGAAGCACAAGGAAGCggcggccgccccctccccgcagcctccctccgccgcccccggccctcGGGAGGGAGCGACGCCCCCCTTCGGcagcggggagcccccgggggctgcggctggggccggggctggcggcggaGCCCGGCGGAGCCTCCGCGTCTCGCACTCGGGGCGCTTCAAGGAGACGCGCAAGGCTCGCACCTCGCTGCTGGCCGACAGCCCCCAGGTCTTCAACGGCGGCGAGCCCGGCCAAGCCGCCCCCGGGGGCCAGTAG